Proteins found in one Rhodobacter capsulatus SB 1003 genomic segment:
- a CDS encoding aspartate carbamoyltransferase catalytic subunit — MAFRARHLLGIEHLSPEDIRSVLDLADSYVDLNRRTVKRTDALAGLTQINMFFENSTRTQSSFELAGKRLGADVMNMSMQTSSVKKGETLIDTALTLNAMHPDLLVVRHPSSGAVDLLAQKVNCAVINAGDGRHEHPTQALLDALTIRRAKGRIQRLTVAICGDVAHSRVARSNLLLLGKMENRVRLVGPPTLMPAGFGDIGAEICDDMREGLRDADVVMMLRLQKERMDGGFIPSEREYFHRYGLDAEKLAYAKPDAIVMHPGPMNRGVEIDGTIADDINRSVIQEQVEMGVAVRMAVMDLLAQNLRAERGRAALEAAHV; from the coding sequence ATGGCTTTTCGCGCCCGCCATCTTCTGGGGATCGAGCATCTCTCGCCGGAAGACATCCGTTCCGTTCTTGATCTTGCAGACAGCTATGTCGATCTGAACCGCCGCACCGTGAAGCGCACCGATGCGCTGGCGGGGCTGACGCAGATCAACATGTTCTTCGAGAATTCGACGCGGACGCAATCCAGTTTCGAGCTGGCCGGAAAACGGCTGGGCGCCGACGTGATGAACATGTCGATGCAGACCTCGTCGGTGAAAAAGGGCGAGACCCTGATCGACACCGCGCTGACGCTGAACGCGATGCATCCCGATCTGCTGGTGGTGCGGCATCCCTCCTCCGGCGCCGTCGATCTTCTGGCGCAGAAGGTGAATTGTGCTGTGATCAATGCGGGCGACGGGAGGCACGAACACCCGACGCAGGCGCTTTTGGATGCCTTGACGATCCGGCGTGCCAAGGGCCGGATCCAGCGGCTGACGGTGGCGATTTGCGGCGATGTCGCGCACAGCCGGGTGGCGCGCTCGAACCTGCTGTTGCTCGGCAAGATGGAAAACCGGGTGCGGCTGGTCGGGCCGCCGACGCTGATGCCCGCGGGCTTTGGCGATATCGGCGCGGAAATCTGCGACGACATGCGCGAAGGGCTGCGCGATGCCGATGTGGTGATGATGCTGCGGCTGCAAAAGGAGCGGATGGACGGCGGTTTCATCCCGTCCGAGCGCGAATATTTCCACCGCTACGGGCTCGATGCGGAAAAGCTCGCCTATGCGAAACCCGATGCGATCGTGATGCACCCCGGGCCGATGAACCGCGGCGTGGAGATCGACGGCACGATCGCCGATGACATCAACCGCTCGGTGATTCAGGAGCAGGTCGAGATGGGCGTCGCGGTGCGGATGGCGGTGATGGATCTTCTGGCGCAGAACCTGCGCGCCGAACGCGGCCGCGCCGCGCTGGAGGCGGCACATGTCTGA
- a CDS encoding uracil-DNA glycosylase encodes METRPAPEISYDAALAAFEWLIELGATDPVGDAPVNRYDLVTPEPAPAPPPQAETRAPRPAPVLAPVETVDPVAVARGLAARAATLDDLREAILGFDHCPLKRGARNTVFCDGNPKARVMLIGEAPGKDEDAQGKPFVGRAGQLLDRMLAAVGLDRAAPDPGTAVYITNVMPWRPPGNREPEPAEIAMMGPFLARHVELVDPDLIVLMGNTACAAALNSRGITRLRGSWTQAFGRPALPTLHPANLLRTPINKRLVWADLLELRAKLNAL; translated from the coding sequence ATGGAGACTCGCCCCGCCCCCGAGATCAGCTATGATGCCGCTCTGGCCGCTTTCGAGTGGCTGATCGAGCTTGGCGCCACCGATCCGGTGGGCGATGCGCCGGTGAACCGCTACGATCTGGTGACCCCGGAACCTGCACCGGCTCCGCCGCCCCAGGCCGAGACCCGCGCGCCGCGCCCGGCGCCGGTGCTGGCGCCAGTCGAGACGGTCGATCCGGTGGCGGTGGCGCGCGGGCTTGCCGCGCGGGCGGCGACGCTGGACGATCTGCGCGAAGCGATCCTGGGGTTTGACCATTGCCCGCTGAAACGGGGCGCGCGCAACACCGTCTTTTGCGACGGCAATCCGAAGGCGCGGGTGATGCTGATCGGCGAGGCCCCGGGCAAGGACGAGGATGCGCAGGGCAAGCCCTTTGTCGGCCGCGCCGGGCAGCTGCTTGACCGGATGCTGGCGGCGGTGGGACTGGATCGCGCCGCGCCCGATCCGGGAACGGCGGTCTATATCACCAATGTCATGCCCTGGCGGCCGCCCGGCAACCGCGAGCCGGAGCCCGCAGAAATCGCGATGATGGGGCCGTTTCTGGCCCGGCATGTCGAGCTGGTCGACCCCGATCTGATCGTGCTGATGGGCAATACCGCCTGCGCCGCGGCGCTGAACAGCCGCGGCATCACCCGGCTGCGCGGCAGCTGGACGCAGGCTTTCGGCCGTCCGGCGCTGCCGACGCTGCATCCGGCGAACCTCTTGCGCACGCCGATCAACAAGCGGCTGGTCTGGGCGGATCTGCTGGAATTGCGCGCGAAACTGAACGCGCTTTGA
- a CDS encoding protein-disulfide reductase DsbD domain-containing protein, which produces MRLPVFALVLCQSLAVVAAAEEAPPLGQGLLSAELLPGWQDRDGSRIAAIRIVLAPGWKTYWRVPGDVGVPPQFDFNASGNVAALQVIWPAPEVFESGGMNTVGYHDTLVLPLQITPKAPEAPVSLTAALDFGICDEVCVPVSVALTRELSGPGAEDPEIAAAMAAAPRPAPGLARCTLTPIRDGVRVAARIELPQAAGETALFELRSRPMWVSEPEIDRQDKTLLASVDFVPEDARPFDLDPADLRITVVSHGDAVEIDGCPAP; this is translated from the coding sequence ATGCGACTGCCCGTTTTCGCCCTTGTCCTGTGCCAGAGCCTTGCCGTCGTCGCCGCGGCCGAGGAGGCCCCGCCTTTGGGACAGGGGCTCTTGTCCGCCGAGCTGTTGCCGGGCTGGCAGGACAGGGACGGCAGCCGCATCGCCGCGATAAGGATCGTTCTGGCCCCGGGCTGGAAGACTTATTGGCGCGTGCCGGGCGATGTCGGCGTGCCGCCGCAATTCGATTTCAACGCCTCGGGCAATGTCGCGGCGCTGCAGGTGATCTGGCCCGCGCCCGAGGTTTTCGAGAGCGGCGGGATGAACACCGTCGGCTATCATGACACGCTGGTCCTGCCGCTGCAGATCACGCCGAAGGCGCCCGAGGCGCCGGTCTCGCTGACCGCCGCTCTGGATTTCGGCATCTGCGACGAGGTCTGCGTGCCGGTCAGTGTCGCGCTGACGCGAGAGCTGTCCGGTCCCGGCGCCGAAGATCCCGAGATCGCGGCGGCGATGGCGGCGGCCCCGCGGCCCGCGCCCGGGCTGGCCCGCTGCACCCTGACCCCCATTCGCGACGGCGTCCGCGTCGCCGCCCGGATCGAGCTGCCGCAAGCGGCGGGGGAAACCGCGCTGTTCGAGCTGCGCTCGCGGCCGATGTGGGTTTCGGAACCCGAGATCGACCGGCAGGACAAGACGCTTCTGGCCAGCGTCGATTTCGTGCCCGAGGACGCCCGGCCCTTCGATCTGGACCCCGCCGATCTGCGCATCACGGTGGTCAGCCATGGCGATGCGGTCGAGATCGACGGCTGCCCCGCCCCCTGA
- a CDS encoding YqgE/AlgH family protein, which yields MDLSGKLLIAMPGMGDPRFEHSVVAMCSHSAEGAMGIIVNKPLPKPPMGDLLDQLGIAVTASDRGAAPLFFGGPVETGRGFVLHSADWFAATMPVGEGLAMTATRDILEEIAAGRGPSRAILALGYAGWGPGQIEQEILDNGWLVAEGNAALTLDGDHATKWTRALGTMGIDPRTLSAAAGHA from the coding sequence ATGGATCTGAGCGGCAAACTTCTGATCGCGATGCCGGGCATGGGCGATCCGCGGTTCGAGCATTCGGTGGTGGCGATGTGCTCGCATTCGGCCGAGGGGGCGATGGGGATCATCGTCAACAAGCCGCTGCCGAAACCGCCGATGGGGGATCTGCTGGATCAGCTCGGGATCGCGGTCACCGCCTCGGATCGCGGCGCGGCGCCGCTGTTCTTTGGCGGCCCGGTCGAGACCGGCCGCGGCTTCGTTTTGCATTCGGCCGACTGGTTCGCCGCGACGATGCCGGTGGGCGAGGGGCTGGCGATGACGGCGACGCGCGACATTCTGGAAGAGATCGCCGCCGGGCGGGGGCCCTCGCGGGCGATTCTGGCGCTGGGCTATGCGGGCTGGGGGCCGGGGCAGATCGAGCAGGAGATCCTCGACAACGGCTGGCTGGTGGCCGAGGGCAATGCGGCGCTGACGCTCGATGGCGATCACGCGACGAAATGGACCCGGGCGCTGGGCACGATGGGGATCGATCCGCGCACGCTTTCGGCGGCGGCGGGCCACGCCTGA
- a CDS encoding L-threonylcarbamoyladenylate synthase: MQEMTERLGTDAAGLARAAALLRAGRLVAFPTETVYGLGGDARQDTAVAAIYAAKGRPQFNPLIVHVADMEMAEQVAVFSDQARDLAARFWPGPLTLVLPARPEAGISDLVTAGLATVAVRMPAHPVARALLAAFGGPLAAPSANPSGKVSPTEADHVLEGLSGRIAAVVDGGACPVGVESTILGLAPPVLLRPGGVDVETLEKALGQPLAFGGDAVKPNAPGQLVSHYAPGAAVRLDATEKRPGEIYLGFGPGPEADLTLSVRADPVEAATRLFAMLRVADKLATARGAATIAIAPIPETGLGRAINDRLRRAAAPRG; this comes from the coding sequence ATGCAGGAAATGACCGAACGTCTTGGGACGGATGCCGCGGGGCTGGCCCGCGCGGCCGCGCTGTTGCGCGCGGGGCGGCTGGTCGCCTTCCCGACCGAGACGGTCTACGGCCTTGGCGGCGATGCCCGGCAAGACACGGCGGTGGCGGCGATCTATGCCGCCAAGGGCCGCCCGCAGTTCAACCCGCTGATCGTGCATGTGGCCGACATGGAGATGGCGGAACAGGTCGCGGTCTTCTCGGATCAGGCGCGCGATCTCGCGGCGCGGTTCTGGCCCGGCCCGCTGACGCTGGTTCTGCCCGCCCGCCCCGAGGCCGGGATCTCCGATCTGGTCACCGCCGGGCTGGCCACGGTGGCGGTGCGGATGCCCGCGCATCCCGTGGCCCGGGCCCTGCTTGCGGCCTTTGGCGGGCCGCTGGCGGCGCCCTCGGCCAATCCCTCGGGCAAGGTCAGCCCGACCGAGGCGGATCACGTGCTCGAAGGGCTGTCCGGCCGGATCGCCGCGGTGGTGGATGGCGGCGCCTGCCCGGTCGGGGTCGAATCGACGATCCTCGGCCTTGCCCCGCCGGTGCTGCTGCGTCCCGGTGGGGTCGATGTCGAAACGCTGGAAAAGGCGCTTGGCCAGCCGCTTGCCTTTGGCGGCGATGCGGTCAAGCCGAATGCACCCGGCCAGCTTGTCTCGCATTACGCCCCCGGCGCGGCGGTGCGGCTGGACGCCACCGAGAAACGCCCGGGGGAAATCTACCTCGGCTTCGGCCCCGGCCCCGAGGCCGATCTGACGCTCTCGGTCCGGGCCGATCCGGTCGAGGCGGCAACGAGGCTTTTCGCGATGCTGCGGGTGGCCGACAAGCTCGCCACCGCGCGGGGCGCCGCCACGATCGCGATCGCGCCGATCCCGGAAACCGGGCTTGGGCGCGCGATCAACGACCGGCTGCGCCGCGCCGCCGCGCCGCGGGGATAG
- a CDS encoding acyl-CoA dehydrogenase: MAYRSPVADIRFILDKVVPLAPVAATERFAEATPETVEAVLTEAGKLCDEVMAPLLRAGDLHPARLENGVVRTSPGFREAYQQIAEGGWVAVAAPQEYGGMGLPQTICVAVNDMMSGANLALQLNPLLTQGQIEALEHHASEEIKALYIPKLISGEWSGTMNLTEPQAGSDVGALRSRAEPLGDGTYAITGQKIFISWGDSDVTENICHLVLARLPDASPGTKGISLFMVPKYIPDAAGKPGVANTLGVVSLEHKMGLHGSPTCVMSFEAAKGWMVGEPGKGMAAMFTMMNNARLAVGVQGIGVAEAAFQQALAYAQERVQFSQIIQHADVRRMLAEMRAEIFAARSIALACAVALDLGRATGEDHWLARAALLTPIAKAYGTDTGIWVAEQGVQVHGGMGFIEQTGAAQYCRDVRVTAIYEGTNGIQAMDLAGRKMADDGRAAFRLLQEIEDAAKAAREALPDLAEAVWQSAETLREHTEGMIAQGTQDRFAGAVPYLRAFARVLGAHYHLRAALEGGAHEKLAAVYIRRLLPQAEAALAAARAGAVDLFALSPEDLGA, from the coding sequence ATGGCCTATCGCTCGCCCGTTGCCGATATCCGCTTCATCCTCGACAAGGTGGTGCCGCTGGCGCCGGTGGCGGCGACCGAACGCTTTGCCGAAGCCACGCCCGAGACGGTCGAAGCCGTGCTGACCGAGGCGGGCAAGCTGTGCGACGAGGTGATGGCGCCGCTTCTGCGCGCGGGCGACCTGCATCCGGCGCGGCTGGAAAACGGTGTCGTGCGGACCTCGCCCGGGTTCCGCGAGGCCTATCAGCAGATCGCCGAGGGCGGCTGGGTCGCCGTGGCCGCGCCGCAGGAATACGGCGGCATGGGCCTGCCGCAGACGATCTGCGTGGCGGTGAACGACATGATGTCGGGGGCCAATCTGGCGCTGCAGCTGAACCCGCTTCTGACCCAGGGCCAGATCGAGGCGCTGGAACATCACGCCAGCGAGGAGATCAAGGCGCTTTACATTCCGAAGCTGATTTCGGGTGAATGGTCGGGGACGATGAACCTGACCGAGCCGCAGGCGGGTTCGGACGTGGGCGCGCTGCGCAGCCGGGCCGAGCCGCTGGGCGATGGCACCTATGCGATCACCGGGCAGAAGATCTTCATTTCCTGGGGCGATTCCGACGTGACGGAGAACATCTGTCATCTGGTGCTGGCGCGGCTGCCCGATGCCAGCCCGGGCACCAAGGGGATCAGCCTTTTCATGGTGCCGAAATATATCCCCGATGCCGCGGGCAAGCCCGGGGTGGCGAACACGCTGGGCGTGGTGTCGCTGGAACACAAGATGGGCCTGCATGGCTCGCCCACCTGCGTGATGAGTTTCGAGGCCGCGAAAGGCTGGATGGTGGGCGAACCCGGCAAGGGCATGGCGGCGATGTTCACGATGATGAACAACGCCCGTCTCGCCGTCGGCGTGCAGGGGATCGGCGTGGCCGAAGCCGCGTTCCAGCAGGCCCTCGCCTATGCGCAGGAGCGGGTGCAGTTTTCGCAGATCATCCAGCATGCCGATGTCCGGCGCATGCTGGCCGAGATGCGCGCCGAGATCTTTGCCGCGCGCTCGATCGCGCTCGCCTGTGCCGTCGCGCTCGATCTGGGGCGGGCGACGGGCGAGGACCATTGGCTGGCCCGCGCCGCGCTGCTGACGCCGATCGCCAAGGCCTATGGCACCGATACCGGGATCTGGGTCGCCGAACAGGGCGTGCAGGTGCATGGCGGCATGGGCTTCATCGAGCAGACCGGGGCGGCGCAATATTGCCGCGACGTGCGGGTGACGGCGATCTACGAGGGCACGAACGGCATTCAGGCGATGGATCTGGCGGGGCGCAAGATGGCCGATGACGGCCGCGCCGCCTTTCGTCTGCTGCAGGAAATCGAGGATGCCGCGAAAGCCGCGCGCGAGGCCCTGCCCGATCTGGCCGAGGCGGTCTGGCAATCGGCCGAAACCCTGCGCGAACATACCGAAGGCATGATCGCCCAGGGCACGCAGGACCGCTTTGCCGGGGCCGTGCCCTATCTGCGCGCCTTTGCCCGGGTGCTGGGCGCGCATTACCACCTGCGCGCGGCGCTGGAGGGGGGCGCGCATGAGAAACTGGCCGCCGTCTACATCCGTCGCCTTTTGCCGCAGGCCGAGGCGGCGCTGGCGGCCGCGCGGGCGGGGGCGGTTGACCTTTTCGCGCTTTCCCCCGAAGACCTTGGGGCATGA
- a CDS encoding MBL fold metallo-hydrolase yields the protein MKQRSGLSFPFETAPAFGETLAVAEGVLWLRLPLPMALDHVNAYALDDGDGWTLVDPGIDSRACRAALQRALDGPLAGKPVTRVIVTHYHPDHIGLAGWLQTRGAELWTTRTSWLFARMLMLDEQPLPVPETLAFWKAAGMDPELLARRSQERPFNFADCVHPLPLGFRNMVEGDLIHAAGRRWRVRIGQGHAPDHATLWSEDDGLILGGDQLLPGISANLGAYATEPLADPVADWLASCRAFQPLAREDQLILPGHKLPFLGLPLRLHQMIENHEGALARLRAVLAEAPRSATDCFPVLFKRPVGEAEYGMALVEAVAHLNHLFLRGEITRQARDGVWLWSA from the coding sequence ATGAAACAAAGATCCGGTCTGAGCTTCCCCTTTGAAACCGCCCCCGCCTTCGGCGAGACCCTTGCGGTCGCCGAGGGCGTGCTTTGGCTGCGCCTGCCGCTGCCGATGGCGCTTGATCACGTCAATGCCTATGCGCTCGATGACGGCGACGGCTGGACGCTGGTCGATCCCGGCATCGACAGCCGCGCCTGCCGGGCGGCGCTGCAACGGGCGCTCGATGGCCCGCTGGCGGGCAAGCCCGTCACGCGGGTCATCGTCACCCATTACCACCCCGATCACATCGGGCTGGCGGGCTGGCTGCAGACCCGCGGTGCGGAACTTTGGACGACGCGCACGAGCTGGCTTTTCGCCCGCATGCTGATGCTCGACGAACAGCCCCTGCCGGTGCCGGAAACGCTGGCCTTCTGGAAAGCCGCGGGGATGGACCCGGAGCTGCTGGCGCGGCGGTCGCAGGAACGGCCCTTCAACTTTGCCGATTGCGTGCATCCGCTGCCGCTTGGCTTTCGCAACATGGTCGAGGGCGATCTGATCCACGCCGCCGGGCGGCGCTGGCGGGTGCGGATCGGCCAGGGCCATGCGCCCGATCACGCCACGCTCTGGAGCGAGGACGACGGGCTGATCCTGGGCGGTGATCAGCTTTTGCCGGGCATTTCGGCCAATCTGGGCGCCTATGCGACCGAGCCCTTGGCCGATCCGGTGGCCGACTGGCTGGCGTCCTGCCGTGCCTTCCAGCCGCTCGCACGCGAAGATCAGCTGATCCTGCCCGGCCACAAGCTGCCCTTCCTCGGCCTGCCGCTGCGCCTGCACCAGATGATCGAGAATCACGAGGGCGCGCTCGCCCGTCTGCGCGCGGTTCTGGCCGAGGCCCCGCGCAGCGCCACCGACTGTTTCCCCGTGCTCTTCAAGCGGCCGGTGGGCGAGGCGGAATATGGCATGGCGCTGGTCGAGGCGGTGGCGCATCTCAACCACCTGTTCCTGCGCGGCGAGATCACCCGGCAGGCCCGCGACGGCGTCTGGCTCTGGTCCGCCTGA
- a CDS encoding AzlD domain-containing protein — MTVAESYGSPTIWLIILALGLGTFVLRYSFLGWIGNRPLPEWALRHLRYTAVAVLPGLVAPLVLWPAATEGQPDPARLIAAGATLAVGLASRNTLAAILGGLASLYLALWLVG; from the coding sequence ATGACCGTTGCAGAAAGCTACGGCAGCCCGACGATCTGGCTGATCATCCTGGCGCTGGGGCTTGGCACCTTCGTGCTGCGCTATTCCTTTCTGGGCTGGATCGGCAACCGGCCGCTGCCCGAATGGGCGCTGCGGCATCTGCGCTATACCGCTGTCGCGGTACTGCCGGGCCTTGTCGCGCCGCTGGTGCTTTGGCCTGCGGCGACGGAGGGCCAGCCCGATCCGGCGCGGCTGATCGCGGCCGGGGCGACGCTGGCCGTGGGGCTGGCCAGCCGCAACACCTTGGCCGCGATCCTGGGCGGCCTTGCGTCGCTTTATCTGGCGCTCTGGCTGGTCGGCTGA
- a CDS encoding AzlC family ABC transporter permease has product MTAQSPLSFAYWRGCRQGLPFILVILPFGLLFGVAGTEAGLSLTEVMGFSILVIAGASQFTAVQLMTDHASTVMVILAALAVNLRMAMYSASLAPHLGAAPGWARGLVAYFMVDQVFALANADYERAPNQSLSEKLAYYAGACTPVCPLWYVATLAGAWLGKAIPPAFALDFAVPVTFLAMIAPMLRSLPHLVAAAVSIVMALAFSVLPAGTGLILAALCAMAAGAQTELWLIRRRAAQ; this is encoded by the coding sequence ATGACCGCCCAAAGCCCCCTGTCCTTCGCCTATTGGCGCGGCTGCCGCCAAGGTCTGCCCTTCATTCTGGTCATCCTGCCCTTCGGCCTGCTCTTCGGCGTCGCGGGCACCGAGGCCGGGCTGTCGCTGACCGAGGTGATGGGCTTTTCGATCCTTGTCATCGCCGGCGCCTCGCAGTTCACCGCGGTGCAGCTGATGACCGATCACGCCAGCACGGTGATGGTGATCCTCGCCGCGCTGGCGGTGAACCTGCGGATGGCGATGTATTCCGCCTCGCTCGCGCCGCATCTGGGGGCGGCGCCAGGCTGGGCCCGGGGGCTGGTGGCCTATTTCATGGTCGATCAGGTCTTCGCGCTGGCCAATGCCGACTATGAACGGGCGCCGAACCAGAGCCTGTCCGAGAAGCTGGCCTATTACGCCGGGGCCTGCACGCCGGTCTGTCCGCTCTGGTATGTCGCGACGCTGGCCGGGGCCTGGCTGGGCAAGGCGATCCCGCCCGCCTTCGCGCTGGATTTCGCGGTGCCGGTGACATTCCTTGCGATGATCGCGCCGATGCTGCGGTCGCTGCCGCATCTGGTCGCCGCGGCGGTCTCGATCGTGATGGCGCTGGCGTTTTCGGTCCTGCCCGCGGGCACCGGGCTGATCCTGGCCGCGCTTTGCGCGATGGCGGCGGGGGCGCAGACCGAGCTGTGGCTGATCCGCCGGAGGGCCGCGCAATGA
- a CDS encoding GNAT family N-acetyltransferase produces MKVRLLQGLTADQRTEAAALYWRVFGAKLGRVMGPEAKAMAFIERVIDPAHMIAAVDGRGHVLGVIGFRTARGAFVGGDRADLRAVYGRFGAFWRGLALQLLAQDLAQGTLCVDGFAVTEPMRGRGVGAALIEALCAQAQARGYRVLRLDVVHENLRAKALYDRLGFSVTGRADRWLTAAIFGYRTTVAMERPL; encoded by the coding sequence ATGAAGGTTCGGCTTCTTCAGGGGCTGACGGCGGATCAGCGGACCGAGGCGGCGGCGCTTTACTGGCGCGTCTTCGGGGCGAAACTGGGCCGGGTGATGGGGCCCGAGGCCAAGGCGATGGCCTTCATCGAGCGGGTGATCGACCCCGCCCACATGATCGCGGCGGTGGACGGGCGCGGCCATGTGCTGGGGGTGATCGGCTTTCGCACCGCCAGGGGCGCCTTTGTCGGGGGCGACCGCGCCGATCTGCGCGCGGTCTATGGCCGGTTCGGGGCATTCTGGCGCGGTCTGGCCTTGCAGCTGCTGGCGCAGGATCTGGCGCAGGGCACGCTTTGCGTCGACGGGTTCGCGGTGACCGAGCCGATGCGCGGCCGGGGCGTGGGCGCGGCGCTGATCGAGGCGCTTTGCGCTCAGGCGCAGGCACGCGGCTACCGTGTCCTGCGGCTCGATGTGGTGCATGAAAACCTGCGCGCGAAGGCGCTTTACGACCGGCTCGGCTTTTCCGTGACCGGGCGGGCGGATCGCTGGCTGACGGCGGCGATCTTCGGCTATCGGACGACGGTGGCGATGGAGCGGCCTTTGTGA
- a CDS encoding P1 family peptidase — MKPGPRNLITDVAGLRVGNAEDAALRSGVTVLMADRPVTAAVHVMGGAPGTRETDLLAPDKLVESVDALVLAGGSAFGLDAASGVMAGLRALGRGFAVGPALVPIVPAAILFDLLNGGDKDWAENPYAGLGRAALAAAAEDFAIGTAGAGFGALTGRLKGGLGSASAVLESGFTVGALVAVNALGSATVGEGRQFWAAPWELGAEFGGLGPAPAYPAQAEPLPMKRMGEATTIAIVATDAALTKAQAHRLAVAAHDGMARALVPSHTPLDGDLVFAAATGARPLTDPLTDPFQLGHAASACLARAIARAVFAATPRPGDRQPSWQDLR; from the coding sequence ATGAAACCCGGACCGCGCAATCTGATCACCGATGTCGCCGGACTGCGGGTCGGCAATGCCGAGGATGCGGCCTTGCGCTCGGGCGTCACCGTGCTGATGGCGGACCGGCCCGTCACCGCCGCCGTGCATGTGATGGGCGGCGCCCCGGGCACGCGGGAGACCGACCTGCTCGCCCCCGACAAGCTGGTGGAAAGCGTCGATGCGCTGGTGCTTGCGGGCGGCTCGGCCTTTGGCCTTGATGCCGCCTCGGGGGTGATGGCCGGGCTGCGGGCGCTGGGGCGCGGCTTTGCCGTCGGCCCGGCGCTGGTGCCGATCGTGCCCGCGGCGATCCTGTTCGATCTTTTGAACGGCGGCGACAAGGATTGGGCGGAAAACCCCTATGCGGGGCTGGGCCGCGCCGCCCTTGCCGCCGCGGCAGAGGATTTCGCCATCGGCACTGCGGGGGCGGGGTTCGGTGCGCTGACCGGGCGGCTCAAGGGCGGGCTCGGCTCGGCCTCGGCGGTGCTGGAGAGCGGTTTCACCGTCGGCGCGCTGGTGGCGGTGAATGCGCTCGGCTCGGCCACCGTGGGCGAGGGGCGGCAGTTCTGGGCCGCGCCCTGGGAGCTGGGCGCTGAATTCGGCGGCCTCGGCCCCGCGCCGGCCTATCCGGCACAGGCAGAGCCTTTGCCGATGAAACGCATGGGCGAGGCCACGACCATCGCCATCGTCGCCACCGATGCGGCGCTGACCAAGGCACAGGCGCATCGGCTGGCCGTTGCCGCGCATGACGGCATGGCCCGGGCGCTGGTGCCCAGCCACACGCCACTCGATGGCGATCTGGTCTTTGCCGCGGCGACCGGCGCGCGGCCGCTGACGGACCCGCTCACCGATCCGTTCCAGCTTGGCCATGCCGCCAGCGCCTGCCTTGCCCGCGCCATCGCCCGCGCGGTCTTCGCCGCCACGCCCCGCCCGGGCGACCGGCAACCCAGCTGGCAAGACCTGCGCTGA
- a CDS encoding alpha/beta hydrolase, with the protein MTDLDDAYANMPYIPGGADYPARWAEAAAAYRDEAMMVQVGYGPGVRRQIDLFLPMGGQKGLIIFVHGGYWMKFSPQDFSHLARGAVEAGWVVAMPGYDLAPEMRIEQITGLIAMAVAELARRFSGPIRLVGHSAGGHLVARMLAPGMLPEEVASRIEKVVPISPVSDLAPLLRTSMNATLRLDAAEAGRESPVHQPVPGVPVQVWVGAEERPVFLEQARGLAEAWACPLTVEPGRHHFDVIEGLEAESPLLAAVIA; encoded by the coding sequence GTGACCGATCTGGACGATGCCTATGCCAATATGCCTTACATCCCGGGGGGCGCCGATTATCCGGCACGCTGGGCTGAAGCGGCTGCCGCCTATCGCGACGAGGCGATGATGGTGCAGGTGGGCTACGGCCCCGGGGTGCGGCGGCAGATCGACCTGTTCCTGCCGATGGGCGGGCAGAAGGGGCTGATCATCTTCGTGCATGGCGGCTACTGGATGAAGTTTTCCCCGCAGGATTTCTCGCATCTGGCCCGGGGCGCGGTCGAGGCGGGCTGGGTCGTGGCGATGCCCGGCTATGATCTGGCGCCCGAGATGCGGATCGAGCAGATCACCGGGCTGATCGCGATGGCGGTGGCGGAACTGGCGCGGCGCTTCAGCGGGCCGATCCGGCTGGTGGGCCATTCCGCGGGCGGGCATCTGGTGGCGCGGATGCTGGCGCCGGGAATGCTGCCCGAGGAGGTGGCGAGCCGGATCGAAAAGGTGGTGCCGATCTCGCCGGTCTCGGATCTGGCGCCGCTTCTGCGCACCTCGATGAACGCGACCTTGCGGCTGGATGCGGCCGAGGCCGGGCGCGAAAGCCCGGTGCATCAGCCGGTGCCCGGGGTGCCGGTGCAGGTCTGGGTCGGCGCAGAGGAGCGTCCGGTCTTCCTCGAGCAGGCACGGGGGCTGGCCGAGGCCTGGGCCTGTCCGCTGACCGTCGAACCGGGGCGGCACCATTTCGACGTGATCGAGGGGCTGGAAGCCGAAAGCCCGCTGCTGGCTGCGGTGATCGCGTAG